In the Cylindrospermopsis raciborskii Cr2010 genome, GTTCTACCAACTGTTGAATATTGGCTGTGGGTTGTTCCATACCCTCTTGAATGGATCCATCAGCAAGATGCTTTCTGACCTTTATGGGTAGGGGAGAAGCAGAAATAGGGAGCACATGACCGGGGAATGTTTGTTGCAGGGACTGGAGAATAATCGCGCGTTCCTCAGTCATATACTGGTCTTGCTTATTAAAAACTAGTAGAACTAATTGTTGAGTAGATCGTAATTTTTGCAAAACGTCTAGTTGGGATGCGGTAAGGTCTCCATTAGTGACAAATAGCACCAAATCAGAGTTTTGTAGTCCTAACAAAATAGCAGCATCACCATCCTGACCGAGTTCCGTAAATAAAGGTGATGTTTCCACCAACTCTAAGGGATTAGCAGATAAATTAGATACAGTTTTGAGGAGATGAATTATGGTACTTTTGCCTACAGACTTACCACCGGTAACCGCCATTTGGACTTCCTTTCTATCTAGCTCCAAAGTCAATTTGGCCAGTTGTTCTTGTAGAGTTGACAGACTGGGGTGATCAGCTACCTCATTGGCGATTTGGTGAATAATAGATTGGGTTTGACTGATAACAGCTTCCACCTTATTTCTATCTGGTGGACTATCATGTAGCTGTTCACCGGGTTGATTTTTGCGCAACAACCATAATCCTCCACCAACTGCTAAAGCACCTAACAAACCCAACTCTGCCATTTGTATGATAGAGTCGTGCCAAGTGTTTAACATCCATAGAGAAAAGGATAATCCTAATCCTCCCACTAATATTGGTTTTTGTAAGTTCACAGTTGCCATTCTCCCGAGCATTATTTTTTAGAATATCTCAAAATCAACC is a window encoding:
- a CDS encoding YcjF family protein, which codes for MNLQKPILVGGLGLSFSLWMLNTWHDSIIQMAELGLLGALAVGGGLWLLRKNQPGEQLHDSPPDRNKVEAVISQTQSIIHQIANEVADHPSLSTLQEQLAKLTLELDRKEVQMAVTGGKSVGKSTIIHLLKTVSNLSANPLELVETSPLFTELGQDGDAAILLGLQNSDLVLFVTNGDLTASQLDVLQKLRSTQQLVLLVFNKQDQYMTEERAIILQSLQQTFPGHVLPISASPLPIKVRKHLADGSIQEGMEQPTANIQQLVEQLKVILAQQAPQLVCATTWRKSLFLKTQARNCLNSIRRDRSLPIVEQNQWIAGAAAFANPLPALDILATVAITGQMVMDLGNIYQQKISLDQAQTVARTLATLMFKLGLVELSTKAVTGILKTNAVTFFAGGMVEGVSAAYLTKIAGLSLIEYFEQQDIALTTDYQLNMETLGRVLQRVFQENQTLALWEIFVKQGVKRLSPQTKPSTILA